The following proteins are encoded in a genomic region of Roseisolibacter agri:
- a CDS encoding nucleotidyltransferase family protein, which produces MSDRPPVRVGAVVLAAGASTRLGTPKQLLLHEGEPLVRRAARAVLEAGATPVVVVLGAESERVRTALDGLAGIELLVNERWSDGLATSLTSGVRTLLAIALVDAVLLTLADQPLVGAPELAALVARLTDSRGIVAAEYAGIVGVPAVVAREHVDALLGLSGDRGAGAWLRSLGDHVVRVPMPAAAMDVDTPSDAARLAAGASDSTIADPS; this is translated from the coding sequence GTGAGCGACCGGCCACCGGTGCGCGTCGGCGCCGTCGTGCTCGCGGCCGGCGCGTCGACGCGGCTCGGCACACCGAAGCAGCTGTTGCTGCACGAGGGCGAGCCGCTGGTGCGACGTGCGGCGCGCGCGGTGCTGGAGGCCGGCGCGACTCCGGTCGTCGTCGTGCTGGGCGCGGAATCGGAGCGCGTGCGCACCGCGCTCGACGGCCTCGCGGGCATCGAGCTCCTGGTCAACGAGCGTTGGTCGGATGGTCTCGCGACGTCGCTGACGTCCGGCGTGCGCACGCTGCTCGCGATAGCGCTGGTGGACGCGGTGCTCCTGACGCTCGCCGACCAGCCGCTCGTCGGTGCGCCCGAGCTGGCCGCGCTCGTCGCGCGACTCACCGACTCGCGGGGCATCGTCGCGGCCGAGTATGCCGGGATCGTCGGCGTGCCCGCGGTCGTGGCGCGCGAGCACGTGGACGCGCTGCTCGGACTGTCGGGCGACCGCGGCGCCGGCGCGTGGCTGCGGAGCCTGGGCGACCACGTCGTGCGCGTGCCGATGCCCGCGGCCGCGATGGACGTGGACACGCCGTCCGACGCCGCGCGGCTTGCAGCGGGCGCGAGCGATTCGACCATCGCAGATCCGTCTTGA
- a CDS encoding DUF4175 family protein, producing the protein MTTTRAPARPAHDELLGMLRQVRRRWRLRLLLQGIAIVVVATLVALLVGAWAMDRLRFTEAAVLTTRVVVWLALVGAAARWLVLPLARRVTDERVALYVEEHEPSLDASLLSALEARRALADGGSPSMANALAAQAAARARAVEYGARVERPRLRRGAAGAFAALAVAIGLVALGPTFVRSGARLVFWPWGGAAAEAAPVLAIAVKPGDITVARGADLAIEATLRGFTAEGAALLVRRGGATTWSPVPMTAGARAGIFAARLFDLDSAAQYVIEADGIRSAVHDIRVVDRPTVRTLAVRLRYPAYTGLAPVDVEDGGDVAAPRGTLVRVHATPTLPVRGGRLVIEGGAPVPLTVDSTGALVGAFRIDKQGFYRVELTDTQGNVVPGSLDYVIDVLPDRAPTITVAEPGRDMQATRLEEVFTSIEAEDDYGVSRVELVYSVNGGPEQTVVMHDGGARRTPAVTAGHTFFLEELPLKPGDVVSYFARARDNDAVSGAHTAATDIYFLRIRPFDRTYRQAEQGGGGQGGEERGESPSALSDRQREIVAATFKLTRDTAAATAAGARQRREDLATLALAQGRLREQTEALAERVRQRGGAIPDSAVQEIAAALPLAAAAMREAEERLGRRVPGEALSPEQRALQQLQRAEAALREVQVSLDQQGGGGGGGGERSPEELADLFGLQTDRLRNQYESIQRSDAQRQAASAEVDRTLERLRELAARQQRESERLRREAEALQRRLPQSSQQQGGGGGGSSSSSSQSGQQGGQQQGQQQNASGTGDAQRQLAQEAEQMARTLERLARENPSPELQRSARQLQEAADAMRRAGASGSEQAAESAANARERLEAARRALSEARAGRTGEDARSLQRRADALAEAQRRIGAEAERVARGEGRGTPAEAALGAQKDSLAAAVSALERDLDRAARDARSTAPDASRRLQEGANAIRDTRVLDKLRFSKNLVRSGAPDYVRSFEEQIGANLDDVRQRVAAAASAARDGASARPSQTLEQARQLAQGMSSLGERLRQRREAQWRPGEGTDPRGNASAPSRNGQGQQGQQGQQGQPGQGQRGQQGQGQSPGQQGQGQGRGGQGQGNGQGGEGGQNANAQRGGSLQGGGGNGFGGAPTGMAGGLTAEDVRQFSREARERRADAEELRRSLAQQGMGTRELDALIERMRALEAAKAYGNPEALERLQADVADGLKALEFALRRRLAGETGDAPRQGGGNDVPAGFRALVDEYFRSLARARR; encoded by the coding sequence ATGACGACCACGCGCGCGCCCGCACGGCCGGCGCACGACGAGCTGCTCGGCATGCTGCGCCAGGTCCGGCGCCGCTGGCGCCTGCGGCTGCTCCTGCAGGGCATCGCCATCGTCGTCGTCGCGACGCTCGTAGCGCTGCTCGTGGGCGCGTGGGCCATGGATCGGCTGCGCTTCACCGAGGCGGCGGTGCTGACCACGCGCGTCGTCGTCTGGCTGGCGCTCGTGGGCGCGGCGGCGCGCTGGCTGGTGCTCCCGCTGGCCCGCCGCGTCACCGACGAGCGCGTGGCGCTCTACGTGGAGGAGCACGAGCCGTCGCTGGACGCGTCGCTGCTGAGCGCCCTGGAGGCGCGCCGCGCGCTCGCGGACGGCGGTTCGCCCTCGATGGCGAACGCACTCGCGGCGCAGGCCGCGGCGCGCGCGCGCGCGGTGGAGTACGGTGCGCGCGTCGAGCGGCCGCGCCTGCGACGTGGTGCCGCGGGCGCGTTCGCGGCGCTGGCCGTCGCGATCGGGCTCGTCGCGCTCGGGCCGACCTTCGTGCGCTCGGGCGCGCGGCTGGTGTTCTGGCCGTGGGGCGGCGCGGCCGCGGAGGCGGCGCCGGTGCTCGCGATCGCGGTGAAGCCCGGCGACATCACGGTCGCGCGCGGCGCCGACCTCGCGATCGAGGCGACGCTGCGCGGCTTCACGGCCGAGGGCGCGGCGCTGCTGGTGCGCCGCGGCGGCGCGACGACGTGGTCGCCCGTGCCGATGACGGCGGGCGCGCGCGCGGGCATCTTCGCCGCGCGCCTGTTCGATCTCGACTCGGCCGCCCAGTACGTCATCGAGGCCGACGGCATCCGCTCGGCCGTGCACGACATCCGCGTGGTGGACCGGCCGACGGTGCGCACGCTCGCCGTCAGGCTGCGCTATCCCGCGTACACCGGGCTCGCGCCGGTCGACGTCGAGGACGGCGGCGACGTCGCGGCGCCGCGCGGGACGCTGGTGCGCGTGCACGCCACGCCGACGCTGCCCGTGCGCGGCGGCCGGCTGGTGATCGAGGGTGGCGCGCCGGTGCCGCTGACCGTCGACAGCACGGGCGCGCTGGTGGGCGCGTTCCGCATCGACAAGCAGGGCTTCTACCGCGTCGAGCTGACGGACACCCAGGGCAACGTCGTCCCGGGATCGCTGGACTACGTCATCGACGTGCTGCCCGACCGCGCGCCGACCATCACCGTCGCGGAGCCCGGGCGCGACATGCAGGCGACGCGGCTGGAGGAGGTCTTCACCTCGATCGAGGCCGAGGATGACTACGGCGTGTCGCGCGTGGAGCTCGTGTACTCGGTGAACGGTGGGCCCGAGCAGACGGTCGTGATGCACGACGGCGGCGCGCGGCGGACGCCGGCGGTGACCGCGGGCCACACGTTCTTCCTGGAGGAGCTGCCGCTCAAGCCGGGTGACGTGGTCTCGTACTTCGCTCGCGCGCGCGACAACGACGCGGTGAGCGGCGCGCACACGGCGGCGACGGACATCTACTTCCTGCGCATCCGTCCGTTCGACCGCACGTACCGCCAGGCGGAGCAGGGCGGCGGCGGCCAGGGCGGCGAGGAGCGCGGCGAGTCGCCGAGCGCACTGTCGGACCGCCAGCGGGAGATCGTGGCGGCCACGTTCAAGCTGACGCGCGACACGGCGGCGGCGACGGCGGCTGGCGCACGGCAGCGGCGCGAGGACCTGGCGACGCTCGCACTGGCGCAGGGCCGGCTGCGCGAGCAGACGGAGGCGCTGGCCGAGCGCGTGAGGCAGCGCGGCGGCGCGATCCCGGATTCGGCGGTGCAGGAGATCGCCGCGGCGCTGCCGCTGGCCGCGGCCGCGATGCGCGAGGCCGAGGAGCGACTCGGCCGGCGTGTGCCCGGTGAGGCGCTGTCGCCCGAGCAGCGCGCGCTGCAGCAGCTGCAGCGCGCCGAGGCCGCGCTGCGCGAGGTGCAGGTGAGCCTCGATCAGCAGGGCGGAGGTGGCGGCGGCGGCGGCGAGCGCAGCCCCGAGGAGCTCGCGGACCTGTTCGGGCTGCAGACCGACCGGCTGCGGAACCAGTACGAGAGCATCCAGCGCTCGGACGCGCAGCGGCAGGCCGCGAGCGCGGAGGTCGATCGCACGCTGGAGCGGCTCCGCGAGCTGGCCGCGCGCCAGCAGCGCGAGTCGGAGCGGCTGCGTCGCGAGGCCGAGGCGCTGCAGCGGCGGCTGCCGCAGTCGTCGCAGCAGCAGGGCGGCGGTGGCGGCGGGTCGTCGTCCTCGTCGTCGCAGAGTGGACAGCAGGGCGGCCAGCAGCAGGGCCAGCAGCAGAACGCGTCTGGCACCGGTGACGCGCAGCGCCAGCTCGCGCAGGAGGCCGAGCAGATGGCGCGCACGCTGGAGCGCCTGGCGCGCGAGAACCCGTCGCCCGAGCTGCAGCGCAGCGCGCGGCAGCTGCAGGAGGCGGCGGACGCGATGCGGCGTGCGGGCGCGTCGGGCAGCGAGCAGGCGGCCGAGAGCGCGGCGAATGCGCGCGAGCGGCTGGAGGCGGCGCGTCGCGCGCTCTCCGAGGCTCGTGCGGGACGCACGGGTGAGGACGCGCGGTCGCTGCAGCGTCGAGCGGACGCGCTCGCGGAGGCGCAGCGGCGCATCGGCGCGGAGGCCGAGCGCGTCGCGCGGGGCGAGGGGCGCGGCACGCCCGCGGAGGCCGCACTCGGCGCGCAGAAGGACTCGCTCGCGGCGGCGGTGAGCGCGCTGGAGCGCGACCTCGATCGCGCGGCGCGCGACGCGCGCTCGACCGCGCCGGACGCGTCGCGGCGGCTGCAGGAGGGCGCGAACGCGATCCGCGACACGCGCGTGCTCGACAAGCTGCGCTTCTCGAAGAACCTCGTGCGGTCGGGCGCCCCGGACTACGTGCGCAGCTTCGAGGAGCAGATCGGCGCCAACCTGGACGACGTGCGGCAGCGCGTGGCCGCGGCGGCGAGCGCCGCGCGTGACGGCGCCAGTGCACGTCCGTCGCAGACGCTGGAGCAGGCCCGCCAGCTGGCGCAGGGGATGTCGTCGCTGGGCGAGCGGCTGCGGCAGCGGCGCGAGGCGCAGTGGCGCCCGGGCGAGGGCACCGACCCGCGCGGCAACGCGTCCGCGCCGTCACGGAACGGGCAGGGGCAGCAGGGGCAGCAGGGGCAGCAGGGGCAGCCGGGCCAGGGTCAGCGGGGGCAGCAGGGGCAGGGACAGAGCCCCGGTCAGCAGGGGCAGGGGCAGGGGCGGGGCGGCCAGGGACAGGGCAACGGTCAGGGCGGCGAGGGCGGACAGAACGCCAACGCGCAGCGCGGCGGCTCGCTGCAGGGCGGCGGCGGCAACGGCTTCGGCGGCGCGCCGACCGGCATGGCCGGCGGCCTGACCGCGGAAGACGTGCGGCAGTTCAGCCGCGAGGCCCGCGAGCGGCGCGCCGACGCCGAGGAGCTGCGACGCTCGCTCGCGCAGCAGGGGATGGGCACGCGTGAGCTGGACGCGCTGATCGAGCGGATGCGCGCGCTCGAGGCGGCGAAGGCGTACGGCAATCCCGAGGCGCTGGAGCGGCTGCAGGCCGACGTCGCGGACGGGCTCAAGGCGCTCGAGTTCGCGTTGCGGCGGCGCCTCGCCGGCGAGACGGGCGACGCCCCACGCCAGGGTGGCGGCAACGACGTGCCGGCCGGCTTCCGTGCGCTCGTCGACGAGTACTTCCGGTCGCTCGCGCGGGCGCGCCGCTAG